One part of the Desulfonatronum thioautotrophicum genome encodes these proteins:
- a CDS encoding PilN domain-containing protein, whose amino-acid sequence MPKLPSLPNLSFMGKQCLAVEFVGEEIRAALVRTAGKRKEILDFLAIAVEATGDELPAIPVLQEIRQRLNCKAGTEAVFVSPLARTVNLTMNHERVRKMRRHVLAEAAKWEAEIYSGIPGAQALSGVEKEQIKIEPGQVQQEIEEIMVTVAVMERNIYQAIKERFRLSGVKLVRVYAPESCFHVPLLEMHEESDRGVMEIGTMTSGFALLRGGETLSINTMTITAEMIREHLEGRTVPDLEETLRYNLKQAPAPHPVALTGAGAVDAEVVRFLRGLAPGGVEPLVLRRAAGLTAAGEEESPAMATVVGAGFRELGGKEMQYIGISDSVPTAVRVRQSVYLMPVAAASLLFVILLGHNLLMRFQEGQLNAQRAEIQAQLDERRQEQAEITRLQNELRNVSGEISTIRRQLGYIQEDWDKALRLKIGVYEGLSRLLPETVALANIRQDTRSSEQFTITGMATSAAEILEFALRLQTEGVAKRVEVQRLERQQQSGDRGVSHRFVMRLEAIPDGA is encoded by the coding sequence ATGCCTAAACTTCCCAGTCTCCCCAACCTCTCCTTCATGGGCAAGCAGTGTCTGGCCGTGGAGTTTGTTGGGGAGGAGATTCGGGCGGCTTTGGTTCGCACCGCGGGCAAGCGCAAGGAGATCCTGGATTTCCTGGCGATTGCCGTGGAGGCGACCGGTGACGAGCTGCCCGCGATACCGGTGCTTCAGGAAATCCGGCAGCGCTTGAATTGCAAGGCCGGGACCGAGGCCGTGTTTGTCTCTCCCCTGGCCCGGACCGTGAATCTGACCATGAACCATGAGCGGGTCCGGAAGATGCGCCGGCACGTGCTGGCCGAGGCGGCCAAGTGGGAGGCGGAGATATACTCCGGGATTCCCGGGGCCCAGGCCTTGTCCGGCGTGGAGAAGGAGCAGATCAAGATCGAGCCGGGGCAGGTTCAGCAGGAGATCGAGGAGATCATGGTCACCGTGGCCGTGATGGAGCGCAACATCTACCAGGCGATCAAGGAGCGTTTCCGGCTGTCAGGGGTGAAGCTGGTCCGGGTCTATGCGCCGGAGTCCTGCTTTCATGTGCCGCTGCTGGAGATGCACGAGGAGTCGGACCGGGGGGTGATGGAGATCGGGACCATGACCTCGGGCTTTGCCCTGCTCCGGGGCGGAGAGACCCTGTCCATCAACACCATGACCATCACCGCGGAGATGATCCGGGAGCACCTGGAAGGCCGGACCGTCCCGGACCTGGAAGAGACCCTGCGCTACAACCTGAAGCAGGCCCCGGCGCCGCATCCCGTGGCCCTGACCGGGGCCGGGGCCGTGGATGCCGAGGTGGTCCGCTTTCTGCGCGGGTTGGCGCCGGGCGGGGTGGAGCCGCTGGTGCTGCGCCGGGCTGCTGGTCTGACCGCGGCGGGGGAGGAGGAGAGCCCGGCCATGGCCACGGTGGTGGGGGCCGGGTTCCGGGAACTGGGCGGCAAGGAGATGCAGTACATCGGCATTTCCGATTCCGTGCCCACGGCGGTCCGGGTGCGTCAGAGCGTCTACCTGATGCCAGTGGCCGCGGCCTCGCTGCTGTTCGTGATCCTGCTCGGCCACAATCTGCTGATGCGCTTTCAGGAGGGGCAGCTCAACGCGCAACGCGCGGAGATCCAGGCCCAACTGGACGAGCGCCGCCAGGAGCAGGCCGAGATCACCCGGTTGCAGAACGAATTGCGCAACGTCTCCGGAGAAATCAGCACCATCCGGCGGCAATTGGGTTATATCCAGGAGGATTGGGACAAGGCCCTGCGGCTGAAGATCGGGGTCTATGAAGGATTGTCCCGGCTGCTGCCGGAAACCGTGGCCCTGGCCAACATCCGCCAGGATACCCGAAGTTCGGAGCAGTTCACCATCACAGGAATGGCCACGTCCGCGGCGGAGATCCTGGAATTCGCCCTGCGCCTGCAGACCGAGGGCGTGGCCAAGAGGGTGGAGGTCCAACGGCTGGAGCGGCAGCAGCAGTCCGGTGACAGAGGCGTGTCTCACCGTTTCGTGATGCGATTGGAGGCGATTCCCGATGGCGCGTAA